A genomic region of Anopheles coustani chromosome 3, idAnoCousDA_361_x.2, whole genome shotgun sequence contains the following coding sequences:
- the LOC131259679 gene encoding uncharacterized protein LOC131259679, which yields SFQILFACVVCAIARPEPEPPRARIVVPAKQQQLPQYEYGAPKPEYGPPAEEYGPPPPAVYGPPAREYGPPPKLITKNVYVHVPPEEPTEVIKSQVLEAPIPKKHYKIIFIKAPAPPAPIKQVIPPQPQDEHKTLVYVLVKKPEEPAPLEIPVPETTEPNKPEVYFIKYKEGEKEPHKQYGPPSPSYGPPSGPARYQQF from the coding sequence TCATTTCAGATTCTCTTCGCCTGCGTCGTGTGCGCCATCGCGCGCCCCGAGCCAGAGCCACCACGTGCGCGCATCGTCGTGCCTGCGAAACAGCAGCAACTTCCTCAGTATGAGTACGGGGCGCCGAAACCTGAGTATGGTCCACCGGCCGAAGAGTACGGTCCCCCACCTCCGGCCGTCTACGGTCCACCGGCCCGCGAGTATGGACCACCGCCGAAGCTGATCACCAAGAACGTCTACGTGCACGTGCCGCCAGAGGAACCAACGGAGGTCATCAAAAGCCAGGTCCTTGAGGCACCGATCCCGAAGAAGCACTACaagatcatcttcatcaagGCCCCGGCACCGCCGGCGCCGATCAAACAGGTGATCCCACCGCAGCCGCAGGACGAGCACAAGACTCTGGTCTATGTGCTGGTAAAGAAACCAGAGGAACCGGCGCCGCTCGAGATCCCGGTACCGGAAACCACCGAGCCCAACAAGCCGGAAGTCTACTTTATCAAGTACAAGGAAGGCGAGAAGGAGCCTCACAAACAGTACGGACCACCCTCCCCCAGCTATGGTCCCCCGTCCGGTCCGGCCCGGTATCAGCAGTTTTAG
- the LOC131259669 gene encoding uncharacterized protein LOC131259669 has translation MGLLQEIYCPEQIVIPQDFHNTLKQYAKAVIRTQPFDLLRWSAAYFRCLALNVRPPVKPRFESIVRSGALTKGIIRVLIDQLGKGYYVQKKILLEKWEGLCLPEEDLLNVLSLLRMLNWSQLHWLKIVAVFIGLLCNNLAGTAEMICEMLTEDPDGGAASVPLWMFQECFVAVADLDCGTAQKFVNGRKVLDEDTGALEEEHLPPTLPKVLSTISFKNAIIDKYRSVLEQEPERGAAPPGSGNVDDNGQLSQPSAVPSRLESDFKFLGDDTDVHEVLRRAPDFDSVIVLLKKLRTDEAQQSINVAKLSEAQLDRTRERSRQIEDLKATLSEEEYFKLKEQERHELLKAMGPPWLMLYLFSQDCSRTRSFNYVEQSSTSISDGSVSVYSTESIAEDDFEASLGNAIAPERRRKSSYCLPATVRARMSVSAHSAAAVANEVLSKVVCAIDQAIIDGECELSVGSISEFFEQKSNASDDFLSAADHERLQSFLKEAETRELAVNDLNELYNFFVSESFNCALQGNGRAQPADNTQEIFHIFGESGIEVDANLLEAKISDNMILGLVSPPPIDEPAPTSLPVVEQPENSTSVASEINRFLGAVSLSPPVEVPGVQEGTTQTEPIEIACRQRKKPFIPSANEHIAYKCQISPIPGIGAPLDVQLRDRLMEYLSQRAAEQQGLIYPRNFRETLCPKID, from the exons ATGGGTCTTCTCCAAGAAATCTACTGTCCGGAGCAGATTGTTATACCACAGGATTTCCACAACACCCTGAAACAGTACGCCAAAG CGGTCATTAGAACGCAGCCGTTTGATTTATTGCGGTGGTCTGCTGCTTATTTCCGATGTTTGGCTCTGAATGTACGGCCCCCGGTGAAGCCTCGCTTCGAATCAATCGTGCGAAGTGGTGCTCTCACTAAAGGAATTATTCGTGTTCTAATCGATCAG CTCGGCAAAGGCTATTACGTGCAAAAGAAGATACTGCTGGAGAAGTGGGAAGGTTTATGTCTTCCGGAA GAAGACTTATTGAATGTCCTGTCGCTGTTACGGATGCTGAATTGGTCCCAGCTACACTGGTTGAAGATTGTTGCCGTGTTCATTGGTCTGCTGTGTAAC AATCTTGCGGGAACCGCAGAAATGATCTGTGAAATGCTGACCGAAGATCCGGATGGTGGTGCTGCCTCGGTGCCGCTCTGGATGTTCCAAGAGTGCTTTGTTGCCGTGGCCGATTTGGACTGCGGAACGGCGCAAAAGTTCGTCAACGGGCGGAAAGTTCT GGACGAAGATACTGGCGCCCTGGAGGAGGAACATTTACCGCCCACACTGCCGAAAGTTTTGTCaacaatttcatttaaaaatgccATTATTGACAAGTACCGCTCCGTGCTGGAG CAAGAACCCGAACGAGGCGCTGCACCACCCGGCTCTGGCAACGTCGATGACAATGGACAACTTTCCCAACCATCAGCCGTTCCCTCGAGGCTGGAATCTGACTTCAAGTTTCTAGGCGACGACACTGACGTGCACGAAGTGCTACGCCGTGCGCCCGATTTCGATAGCGTGATTGTGCTTCTCAAGAAGCTCCGAACGGACGAGGCACAACAAAGTATCAACGTGGCGAAATTGTCAGAGGCCCAGCTTGACCGGACCCGAGAACGTTCTAGGCAAATCGAAGACCTCAAGGCAACGCTCAGCGAGGAGGAATATTTCAAGCTGAAGGAACAGGAACGGCACGAACTACTGAAGGCAATGGGCCCTCCCTGGCTGATGTTGTATCTCTTCTCGCAAGACTGCTCCCGAACTAGATCGTTCAACTATGTTGAACAATCGTCCACGTCCATCTCTGATGGATCGGTTTCGGTTTACTCGACGGAGAGCATTGCTGAGGATGATTTCGAGGCGAGTCTCGGTAACGCGATTGCGCCAGAACGTCGTCGGAAATCAAGCTACTGCCTACCGGCGACTGTACGAGCCAGAATGAGCGTCAGCGCCCACTCAGCCGCCGCCGTAGCGAACGAGGTACTCTCGAAAGTAGTGTGCGCAATCGACCAGGCAATTATCGATGGTGAGTGCGAACTGTCGGTGGGTTCGATTTCCGAATTCTTTGAGCAAAAATCGAACGCCAGCGATGACTTCCTATCAGCGGCCGATCACGAAAGGCTACAATCTTTCCTGAAAGAGGCCGAAACCCGCGAACTTGCAGTTAACGATCTCAACGAGCTGTATAATTTCTTTGTAAGCGAAAGCTTCAACTGTGCACTTCAGGGCAATGGGCGCGCACAACCTGCCGACAATACCCAGGAGATTTTCCATATCTTTGGCGAAAGCGGCATTGAGGTGGATGCAAATCTGTTGGAGGCAAAAATATCGGATAACATGATTCTCGGGTTAGTCTCACCGCCTCCGATAGACGAACCCGCACCAACTTCATTGCCCGTTGTTGAACAACCAGAAAACAGTACGTCGGTGGCAAGCGAGATAAACCGATTCCTTGGTGCCGTGTCTCTTTCCCCACCGGTGGAAGTACCGGGCGTGCAGGAAGGAACGACTCAAACCGAACCCATCGAGATTGCCTGTCGGCAGCGTAAAAAGCCTTTCATTCCATCGGCAAATGAACATATCGCGTACAAGTGCCAAATTTCTCCAATACCAGGCATCGGTGCGCCGCTCGATGTGCAACTTCGCGATAGGTTAATGGAATATCTGTCCCAGCGTGCAGCGGAGCAGCAAGGGCTGATCTATCCGCGCAATTTCCGGGAGACATTATGCCCGAAAATTGATTAA